A window from Planococcus maritimus encodes these proteins:
- the yidC gene encoding membrane protein insertase YidC, protein MKKKLTLLLMLAATIAFLSGCSAVENKEGFFYSIFVAPFDFSLDYLGNLFGGSYGMAIVVITIIIRLVLMPFMLRTYKRQQGMKVKMDKMRPEMEDIQKRLKETKEKEEQMKLQQEMMGLYKKHDVNPLNMGCLPVVIQMPIIMGLYFAILYSPDVRSHEFLWFNLGSPDIAMTLIAGAVYFFQARVSLWTMPEQQQKQMKFFIYLSPIMIMFISFTSMAALPVYWAVGGILLIIQTFIGRKFYSAHPEKALESVEETETIEEKK, encoded by the coding sequence GTGAAAAAGAAACTTACATTACTGCTCATGCTTGCGGCAACGATTGCATTTTTAAGCGGCTGTTCGGCAGTTGAAAACAAAGAAGGATTTTTCTACTCGATTTTTGTAGCACCATTTGATTTCTCGCTCGATTATTTAGGCAACCTCTTCGGAGGAAGCTACGGTATGGCGATTGTGGTCATCACGATCATCATCCGCCTCGTCTTGATGCCGTTTATGCTGCGCACGTACAAGCGCCAGCAAGGAATGAAAGTCAAGATGGATAAAATGCGCCCGGAAATGGAAGACATCCAGAAGCGCTTGAAGGAAACGAAGGAAAAAGAAGAGCAAATGAAACTCCAGCAGGAAATGATGGGGCTCTACAAGAAGCATGACGTCAATCCGCTCAATATGGGCTGTTTACCGGTCGTCATTCAAATGCCGATCATCATGGGCTTGTACTTTGCGATTCTCTATTCGCCAGATGTGCGTTCTCACGAATTCCTCTGGTTCAACCTCGGTTCACCCGATATCGCCATGACCTTGATCGCAGGGGCTGTATACTTCTTCCAAGCCAGAGTGTCGCTATGGACCATGCCGGAACAGCAGCAAAAGCAGATGAAATTTTTCATCTACCTGTCTCCAATCATGATTATGTTCATCTCGTTCACATCGATGGCGGCATTGCCTGTTTACTGGGCGGTTGGCGGGATCTTGTTGATCATCCAAACGTTCATTGGCCGGAAATTCTACTCGGCGCACCCAGAAAAAGCATTGGAATCGGTTGAAGAAACTGAAACAATCGAAGAGAAAAAATAA
- a CDS encoding diacylglycerol/lipid kinase family protein yields MKKAMFIWNPSSGKEKAADYKDFAEKTLIEMGYEADTRETTGPGDATHFAEEACENSYDLVVAMGGDGTINEAVSGLAEKQHEPLFGLVPLGTVNDFARALGISLDPEEAIEGLKTGREKRVDIGKVGDQYFMNILAIGEIAESTYEVDAEQKTKLGAFAYFVEGVKAVASDEVTTFVIEHDHGTWEGEAKLVLVALTNSVGGFEKLAPEALTDDGLLHLYIVENAALPAFARMATALVRGKFEKDPAVQAIHTTRVSIRTSEPLSCNIDGDEGSTTPFNIEIMPSHIRAVVPGETD; encoded by the coding sequence ATGAAAAAAGCGATGTTCATATGGAATCCTTCTTCAGGGAAGGAAAAAGCGGCGGATTATAAAGATTTTGCCGAGAAAACCTTAATTGAAATGGGCTACGAAGCCGATACCCGTGAAACGACAGGGCCAGGAGATGCCACGCATTTTGCTGAGGAAGCTTGTGAAAACAGCTATGATCTTGTCGTGGCGATGGGTGGCGACGGAACGATCAACGAAGCGGTTTCTGGCTTGGCGGAAAAACAACACGAACCGCTCTTTGGATTGGTGCCGCTCGGTACAGTGAACGACTTTGCGCGTGCGCTCGGTATTTCATTGGACCCAGAGGAAGCGATTGAAGGCTTGAAAACGGGACGTGAAAAACGCGTAGACATCGGAAAAGTCGGAGATCAATACTTCATGAATATCCTGGCGATCGGTGAGATTGCTGAGTCGACCTACGAAGTGGATGCGGAGCAAAAGACCAAGCTCGGCGCGTTCGCTTATTTTGTTGAAGGCGTTAAGGCAGTCGCTTCTGATGAAGTCACTACATTTGTCATTGAACATGACCATGGAACATGGGAAGGGGAAGCCAAACTCGTTCTGGTAGCCTTGACCAATTCTGTGGGGGGCTTTGAGAAGTTGGCACCAGAGGCCTTAACAGACGACGGGCTGCTTCATTTATACATTGTGGAAAATGCCGCGCTTCCGGCATTTGCTCGTATGGCGACTGCCTTGGTCCGTGGCAAATTCGAAAAAGACCCAGCAGTGCAAGCCATTCATACGACGCGCGTCTCGATTCGTACGAGTGAGCCGCTGTCGTGCAATATCGACGGCGACGAAGGAAGCACCACGCCTTTTAATATTGAAATTATGCCGAGCCATATTCGAGCGGTTGTTCCAGGTGAAACCGATTAA
- a CDS encoding AraC family transcriptional regulator, with translation MNILETPSIQETISRIFMNETENVAQLEGLERFFEVETQLMHEIHNLEKDRAKETLRELIDMLALHAGKDIIRTVRNYYIILSSVMARKLYEMRVPPKKAFAFNAACVELVDKHMNDSEFMYVADELIEFFTSIISERKQPSFGHQTVNKVVIFINDEVERDLSVEEIAKHFNISTSHLSRIFREHAGITLVEYLNVRRVEESQYYLRHSNKGISEISKQFHFCNQSYFTRIFKKYTSVTPKQFRDSQHIPYFRYTLPNAK, from the coding sequence ATGAATATACTCGAAACACCATCCATTCAGGAAACCATTTCCAGAATCTTTATGAACGAAACTGAAAACGTCGCGCAGCTGGAGGGGCTGGAGCGGTTTTTTGAAGTGGAGACTCAATTAATGCACGAAATCCATAACCTGGAGAAAGACCGTGCCAAAGAAACATTGCGTGAATTGATCGACATGCTCGCCCTTCATGCAGGTAAAGACATTATCCGCACCGTTCGCAATTACTACATCATTTTATCGTCTGTTATGGCACGCAAATTGTATGAGATGCGCGTCCCACCGAAAAAAGCGTTCGCGTTTAACGCAGCATGCGTTGAGTTGGTCGATAAGCATATGAACGATTCGGAATTCATGTACGTAGCCGATGAACTGATCGAGTTTTTCACGTCGATCATTTCGGAACGCAAACAGCCATCATTTGGCCACCAAACCGTCAATAAAGTCGTCATTTTCATTAACGATGAAGTTGAACGTGATTTGTCGGTAGAGGAAATTGCCAAGCACTTCAATATTTCCACAAGCCACTTATCCCGCATTTTCCGCGAACATGCAGGAATCACCTTGGTCGAATACTTGAACGTGCGACGCGTCGAAGAATCACAATATTATTTGCGCCATTCGAATAAAGGGATCTCTGAAATCTCTAAGCAGTTCCATTTCTGCAACCAGAGTTATTTCACACGGATTTTCAAAAAGTATACCTCGGTAACGCCAAAGCAATTCCGCGACAGCCAGCACATTCCTTATTTCCGTTATACCTTGCCAAATGCTAAATAA
- a CDS encoding squalene/phytoene synthase family protein produces the protein MSKVANLQKESLAMLKQTSRTFFIPISFLDPVLKKTVGSAYLCMRAIDEIEDHPELPAEVKASLLRSIQHMLETGIDETEYAALVAPYADYLPSVTMRLPDWVEVCPPEIRGKVLESTAIMAGGMAKWVEKDWVIHTREDLDDYTYYVAGLVGVMLSDLWRWHDGTETDTELAIGFGRGLQAVNMLRNYDEDYERGVTFVPDGWTRDDMFSYARENLSQADHYVKSIKNKRILMFCKVPLALAHSTLKALKSGKEKMSRQEVEGIVEQLKEEERLS, from the coding sequence ATGAGCAAAGTCGCCAATCTCCAAAAAGAATCACTCGCGATGCTGAAACAAACGAGCCGGACCTTTTTCATTCCGATCAGCTTTTTGGATCCTGTCCTAAAGAAAACCGTCGGCTCCGCCTATTTGTGCATGCGTGCAATCGATGAAATCGAAGACCATCCCGAGCTTCCTGCTGAAGTGAAAGCGTCTCTTCTGCGCTCCATCCAACATATGCTTGAAACAGGGATTGATGAAACAGAATATGCGGCACTTGTCGCCCCTTACGCGGATTATTTGCCGTCCGTGACAATGCGCTTGCCGGATTGGGTCGAAGTCTGCCCTCCCGAAATCCGCGGAAAAGTTCTCGAATCAACAGCCATAATGGCAGGCGGAATGGCCAAATGGGTTGAAAAAGACTGGGTCATTCATACGCGTGAAGACCTTGATGACTACACTTATTATGTTGCCGGACTTGTCGGCGTCATGCTCTCCGACCTGTGGAGATGGCATGATGGCACCGAAACCGATACAGAACTTGCCATCGGCTTTGGCCGCGGTTTGCAAGCTGTTAATATGCTGCGCAATTACGACGAAGACTACGAACGCGGCGTCACATTCGTTCCAGACGGCTGGACACGCGATGATATGTTCAGCTACGCACGCGAGAACCTGTCGCAAGCAGATCATTACGTAAAATCCATTAAAAACAAACGCATCCTGATGTTCTGCAAAGTGCCGCTCGCACTGGCCCACAGCACCTTAAAAGCGCTCAAATCCGGCAAGGAAAAAATGAGCCGCCAAGAAGTCGAAGGCATCGTCGAACAATTAAAAGAAGAAGAACGCCTCAGTTAA
- the cls gene encoding cardiolipin synthase, translating to MTVTIISVLTAAIFILNIFLAAALVFLERRDASSTWAWLLVLFFIPIAGFFIYLLLGRKLRQKKLFKWEEGRKRIGIESLIAHQMNEIHDGTFPFQDVSTKDYSNLIYLHLRNNGALLTQNNQVKIFNDGREKFDALIRDIEQAQDHIHIQYYIFRLDQLGNRIMDALLAKAKQGVKVRLLYDDMGSRSLSKRHFKEFSAAGGEVETFFPSMMPIINPRLNYRNHRKIAIIDGKVGYIGGFNVGEEYLGLNRRFGYWRDTHLRIEGNALYPLQTRFILDWNQASSRHDIEYDEAYFPPQPEAGSTSMQIVSSGPDEEWEQIKDGYLKLIHLAREYIYIQTPYFIPDASFYDALRIAALSGIDVRIMIPNKPDHPFVYWATYSYAGQMLRAGARVFIYDNGFLHTKMIVIDDEASTVGTANIDVRSFKLNFEVNAFIYDEKVSMELADMFRQDTELSSELTYEMYMARTRMIKSKESIARLLAPIL from the coding sequence ATGACCGTCACCATTATCAGTGTATTGACCGCTGCAATCTTCATCCTCAATATTTTCTTGGCAGCGGCACTGGTGTTTTTGGAACGCCGGGATGCTTCTTCTACGTGGGCATGGTTATTGGTGCTGTTCTTTATCCCGATTGCCGGCTTCTTTATCTACCTCTTGCTGGGGCGCAAGCTGCGTCAAAAAAAGCTTTTTAAATGGGAGGAAGGCCGGAAACGGATCGGGATTGAAAGCCTGATTGCCCACCAAATGAACGAAATCCACGACGGGACTTTTCCGTTTCAAGACGTCAGCACGAAAGATTACAGCAATTTGATTTACCTGCACCTACGTAATAATGGCGCTTTGTTAACTCAAAACAATCAAGTGAAAATCTTCAACGACGGCCGCGAAAAATTCGATGCCCTCATTCGTGATATCGAACAGGCACAGGACCATATCCACATCCAATACTATATTTTCCGGTTGGACCAGCTCGGCAATCGCATCATGGACGCCTTGCTCGCCAAAGCGAAACAAGGCGTAAAAGTGCGCTTGCTGTATGATGATATGGGTTCACGCAGTTTGAGCAAGCGCCATTTCAAGGAGTTCTCCGCAGCGGGCGGCGAAGTGGAAACATTCTTTCCCTCCATGATGCCGATCATCAATCCCCGGCTGAACTACCGCAATCACCGAAAAATTGCCATCATCGATGGTAAAGTCGGCTATATCGGCGGCTTTAATGTCGGAGAAGAGTATCTTGGGCTCAACCGCCGCTTTGGCTATTGGCGCGATACTCATCTCCGCATAGAAGGCAATGCCCTGTATCCGCTGCAGACCCGGTTTATCCTTGACTGGAACCAAGCATCCTCGCGGCACGACATCGAATACGACGAAGCCTATTTTCCGCCACAACCGGAAGCAGGATCGACTTCGATGCAAATCGTCTCTAGCGGACCTGACGAGGAATGGGAACAAATTAAAGATGGCTATTTAAAGCTAATTCACCTGGCGCGCGAATATATTTACATTCAGACGCCGTATTTCATTCCGGACGCAAGCTTCTATGACGCCCTCCGCATCGCCGCTTTATCAGGCATCGATGTCCGCATCATGATCCCGAACAAGCCGGACCATCCATTCGTCTACTGGGCGACCTATTCCTATGCCGGGCAGATGCTGCGGGCGGGTGCGCGAGTATTCATTTACGACAATGGTTTCCTTCATACGAAAATGATTGTCATTGATGACGAAGCATCCACGGTCGGGACAGCGAATATCGATGTCCGCAGCTTTAAGCTGAATTTCGAAGTGAATGCCTTTATTTACGACGAGAAAGTATCGATGGAACTCGCGGATATGTTCAGACAGGATACGGAATTGTCTTCGGAGCTGACTTATGAAATGTATATGGCAAGAACCCGTATGATCAAGTCCAAAGAATCCATCGCTCGCTTATTGGCGCCGATTCTGTAA
- a CDS encoding MFS transporter produces the protein MRLFIYLIIFFAFFDLFAQLPIISPFAVSLGAGPFLAGLAVGMYSLSNTIGNIISGIFSDRKGPFAILLAGLAATSAALFAYNLADGPYSLLAVRFVHGLAAGLTVPAAFTYLANRTDHSRRGKNAAISGAFVGLAAIIGPAYGAIYTGQGSVPETMAATGSLIGLLAIAAFLLLRTHRVNKKKENSAAKRQAFHWNPGLYRSFSGAFFLMFSQGVLAYMLPLKVESLSLPSQLSGLLLSAFGLSAILVFLLPINRLFDAVRPIITLVLGFSVMGASLFALANISTEPLLYAAMCAYGFGFALLFPSINSLLIDATEYASRGRAYGYFYALFSIGVVAGSGVTGALALSADSGFLFSGSLLLLVALANWLTLKR, from the coding sequence TTGCGCTTGTTCATTTATCTTATCATCTTCTTTGCATTTTTCGACTTATTTGCCCAGTTGCCGATCATCAGCCCGTTTGCGGTATCACTCGGCGCTGGCCCATTCCTGGCAGGCCTTGCCGTCGGAATGTATTCGTTGTCGAACACTATCGGCAATATCATCTCTGGCATCTTCTCCGACCGCAAAGGGCCATTCGCCATTCTGTTGGCAGGTCTTGCGGCGACTAGTGCCGCGCTATTTGCTTATAACTTGGCGGACGGCCCTTACAGCCTTCTTGCCGTTCGCTTTGTTCATGGTTTAGCGGCAGGATTGACGGTTCCAGCCGCCTTCACTTATTTAGCGAATCGTACCGATCACAGCCGCCGCGGCAAAAACGCAGCGATTTCCGGTGCGTTCGTCGGCCTCGCCGCTATTATTGGCCCGGCTTACGGAGCGATTTACACGGGACAGGGCAGCGTTCCTGAGACGATGGCTGCGACTGGCTCATTGATTGGTCTTCTTGCGATTGCTGCGTTCCTATTACTGCGGACACATCGAGTGAACAAGAAAAAAGAGAATTCAGCCGCTAAGCGCCAAGCTTTCCACTGGAATCCAGGGCTCTATCGATCTTTTTCAGGCGCGTTCTTCTTAATGTTTTCACAAGGCGTGCTTGCTTATATGCTGCCGTTGAAAGTGGAATCGCTTAGCCTTCCCTCTCAGTTAAGCGGCTTGCTGTTAAGCGCATTCGGCTTATCGGCTATCCTCGTCTTTCTGTTGCCCATCAACCGACTGTTCGATGCCGTTCGTCCGATTATTACCTTGGTCCTCGGTTTTTCCGTCATGGGAGCTTCGCTGTTCGCGCTCGCCAATATCTCAACAGAACCGCTTTTATATGCGGCGATGTGTGCCTATGGCTTCGGGTTTGCGCTGCTGTTCCCATCGATCAATTCCTTATTAATCGATGCCACAGAATATGCTTCAAGAGGCCGTGCTTATGGATATTTCTACGCCCTCTTCTCGATCGGTGTCGTAGCCGGGTCCGGGGTCACCGGAGCCTTGGCGCTTTCTGCAGATAGCGGTTTCTTATTCAGCGGCTCACTCTTATTGCTGGTCGCTTTGGCCAATTGGCTAACGCTCAAACGTTAA
- a CDS encoding 3-phenylpropionate MFS transporter, with protein sequence MHNQKWLSLNFFAFFFTWGVFLPYWTGWLTNEKELSVSAASVIMGTGMVARSLSTLFFFPLLTRLFSLGRLMQLLAIASFVVMAFYIPANSYTLLFIITFAFSFIYPNLLPAMESGATVLMQTDRIHYGKSRSYGSLGYTIALLIVGAATAVWQEQAILWIMLLGLLLMAITQSLVSPVPLQSKPAPRTKKGPSATAELLKSKGFLTILLVSILLQGAHASYYNYGFIYLQDIGVNSFYIGLILNVAVIFEIVFFVKADTLFEKWSVSSMFLLAGIGSTLRWILIFLFPSVWVFILTQTLHAVSFGVAHFAFIRYIFQKLDPVNIPSAQGMYAALGMSLSVALLTFAGGYLYEISPGYSFLGMAASSFPAVVLVLLTRKRLAY encoded by the coding sequence ATGCACAATCAAAAATGGCTTTCACTGAATTTTTTTGCGTTTTTCTTTACATGGGGCGTCTTTTTGCCTTATTGGACTGGCTGGTTGACCAATGAAAAAGAGCTGAGCGTTTCAGCTGCCAGCGTCATCATGGGAACCGGCATGGTCGCGCGCTCGCTGTCGACATTGTTCTTCTTCCCGCTCCTGACGCGGCTGTTCTCGCTCGGCCGTTTGATGCAACTTCTCGCCATCGCTTCGTTTGTCGTCATGGCATTCTACATCCCAGCGAATTCTTATACGCTTTTGTTCATCATCACCTTCGCCTTCAGCTTTATCTACCCGAACCTGCTGCCGGCGATGGAAAGTGGCGCAACCGTCTTGATGCAGACCGATCGCATTCATTACGGCAAAAGCCGTTCGTATGGTTCGCTTGGCTACACGATCGCCTTATTAATTGTCGGAGCTGCTACCGCGGTGTGGCAGGAACAGGCGATTTTATGGATCATGTTACTGGGCTTGCTGTTGATGGCGATTACTCAATCGCTCGTGTCTCCGGTCCCGCTGCAGTCAAAGCCCGCACCGAGAACAAAGAAAGGGCCAAGTGCTACGGCAGAACTGCTGAAATCCAAAGGGTTTTTAACGATACTCCTCGTATCCATCCTGCTGCAGGGAGCACATGCGTCGTATTATAATTACGGCTTTATCTATCTGCAGGATATCGGCGTCAACAGTTTTTACATCGGCTTAATTTTGAATGTAGCGGTGATTTTCGAAATTGTTTTTTTCGTCAAGGCTGATACGCTATTCGAGAAATGGTCCGTATCTTCCATGTTCTTGCTCGCAGGCATTGGTTCGACCTTGCGCTGGATTTTGATTTTCCTATTTCCGTCGGTTTGGGTGTTCATTTTGACACAGACCCTTCACGCCGTGTCTTTCGGTGTTGCTCATTTCGCCTTTATTCGCTATATCTTCCAAAAGCTCGATCCGGTCAATATCCCATCGGCACAAGGCATGTATGCCGCCCTTGGCATGAGCTTAAGTGTCGCATTGCTGACGTTTGCCGGCGGCTATCTATACGAGATCTCGCCGGGCTATTCGTTTCTCGGGATGGCCGCATCATCTTTCCCGGCCGTCGTGCTCGTATTGTTAACGCGTAAACGCCTTGCTTATTAA
- a CDS encoding M15 family metallopeptidase — MKPTKKKTEFDKKFYIKWMVIAMTAIWAAIAAVWLSMHNWDAEESMQALARAFTEQPAETEQEAPAEEEAPVKDEQPATEETEQPETQPEEPKEEAPAATPKDATVYPEIDQLPAEPTIVKGILLANKQHPLPETYAPGENAEARAAFDSMAQAAAKDGLQLTAFSTYRAFDRQKQLYDGYVAKDGQAAADRYSARPGFSEHQTGLAFDIGEAGQEQHWASASFGGTAGGKWVKENAHNYGFILRYPEGKEQITGYMHESWHFRYVGKEAATAIYQQNITLEEYLGI, encoded by the coding sequence ATGAAACCCACAAAAAAGAAAACCGAATTCGATAAGAAATTTTATATAAAATGGATGGTGATCGCAATGACAGCAATCTGGGCAGCTATTGCCGCAGTGTGGCTTTCGATGCACAATTGGGATGCAGAAGAAAGCATGCAAGCATTGGCGCGAGCCTTTACCGAACAACCGGCAGAAACCGAGCAAGAAGCCCCGGCAGAGGAGGAAGCGCCAGTGAAAGACGAACAACCGGCAACAGAAGAAACCGAACAGCCTGAGACACAACCCGAAGAGCCGAAAGAAGAGGCTCCTGCAGCGACACCGAAGGACGCTACCGTTTATCCGGAGATCGATCAATTGCCAGCAGAACCAACGATCGTCAAAGGCATCTTGCTAGCGAATAAACAGCACCCGCTTCCGGAAACCTATGCTCCAGGCGAAAACGCGGAGGCCCGCGCAGCATTTGACTCCATGGCACAAGCCGCTGCAAAAGACGGCTTGCAATTGACCGCCTTCAGTACGTACCGCGCCTTCGATCGTCAGAAACAATTGTACGATGGCTATGTCGCAAAAGACGGCCAGGCAGCAGCCGACCGTTATAGCGCGCGCCCTGGGTTTTCTGAACACCAGACAGGCCTCGCCTTTGATATTGGCGAAGCTGGCCAGGAACAGCACTGGGCTTCTGCGTCGTTCGGGGGCACAGCAGGCGGCAAATGGGTAAAAGAAAATGCCCATAATTATGGCTTTATCCTGCGCTATCCAGAAGGAAAAGAGCAGATCACCGGATATATGCACGAATCGTGGCATTTCCGCTATGTCGGAAAAGAAGCGGCGACAGCGATCTACCAGCAGAACATTACCCTGGAAGAATATTTAGGAATTTAA